One genomic window of Cyanobium sp. ATX 6F1 includes the following:
- a CDS encoding peroxiredoxin-like family protein: MGKGRRRLVVLLSQLGDFDSLEYAQALAPVLPQLEAAGINVLAIGIGDEQGRQRFCAFTGFPLERLLVDPDPHLHRALGLYGGLQQIGGPWPNLLLMCAGIGSPGTLAEVLRGYTGDRSAPQRIGDDETIQAGPLPPIKGSFFAKAGGTGFQRPFELATVRLRNMAEVLGHWRTYVPRDDFLTQRGGTFLLEADDTVLFCHLDRGILGFSPTMARPLSFLDPFLG, translated from the coding sequence ATGGGAAAGGGCCGCCGCCGGCTGGTGGTGCTGCTGAGCCAGCTGGGGGATTTCGACAGCCTCGAATACGCCCAGGCCCTTGCGCCTGTGCTGCCGCAGCTGGAGGCTGCCGGCATCAACGTGCTGGCGATCGGCATCGGCGACGAGCAAGGCCGTCAGCGCTTCTGCGCGTTCACCGGCTTTCCGCTCGAACGACTCCTGGTGGATCCCGACCCCCACCTGCATCGGGCCCTGGGGCTCTACGGGGGATTGCAGCAAATCGGCGGGCCTTGGCCGAATCTGTTGTTGATGTGCGCCGGCATCGGCTCCCCCGGCACCCTGGCCGAGGTGCTGCGCGGTTACACCGGCGATCGCAGCGCGCCCCAGCGCATCGGCGACGACGAGACGATCCAGGCGGGCCCCCTGCCGCCGATCAAGGGCTCCTTTTTTGCGAAGGCCGGCGGTACGGGGTTCCAGCGCCCGTTTGAGCTGGCCACGGTGCGGCTGCGCAACATGGCCGAAGTGCTGGGCCACTGGCGCACCTATGTGCCCCGCGACGACTTCCTCACCCAACGGGGCGGCACCTTCCTGCTGGAGGCCGACGACACCGTGCTCTTCTGCCACCTCGACCGTGGCATCCTCGGCTTCTCACCAACCATGGCCAGGCCGCTGAGCTTCCTGGATCCGTTCCTTGGCTGA
- a CDS encoding DUF2256 domain-containing protein has protein sequence MAHHADRPTKVCPVCGRPFQWRKKWKDVWDQVRYCSDRCRNNRNRSTQPDVPNDQQS, from the coding sequence ATGGCCCATCACGCCGATCGCCCCACCAAGGTCTGCCCGGTCTGCGGGAGACCCTTCCAGTGGCGCAAGAAGTGGAAGGACGTCTGGGACCAGGTGCGCTACTGCTCAGATCGCTGCCGCAACAACCGCAATCGATCAACGCAGCCGGACGTGCCCAACGATCAACAATCCTGA
- a CDS encoding cupin domain-containing protein: protein MDVHADFAQRVVLDTTALPWTPSPMAGVERRMLDRIGGELARATSIVRYAPGSRFERHSHGGGEEILVLEGIFSDEAGDYPAGTYLRHPVGSGHAPFSEQGCTILVKLQQMHPADQQGFEIDTRMAPWVPGLVAGLEVMPLSAFGTEHVALVRWAPGTVFHPHGHPGGEEILVLEGVFSDEHGSYGAGSWLRNPHGSQHRPWSEAGCTIWVKTGHLPAASGPAGPG from the coding sequence ATGGATGTCCACGCCGATTTCGCCCAGCGGGTGGTGCTCGACACCACGGCTCTGCCCTGGACGCCCTCGCCGATGGCGGGGGTGGAGCGGCGGATGCTCGATCGCATCGGCGGCGAGCTGGCCCGGGCCACCTCGATCGTGCGCTATGCACCCGGCAGCCGTTTTGAGCGCCACAGCCATGGCGGCGGTGAGGAGATCCTGGTGCTGGAGGGCATCTTCTCCGACGAGGCGGGCGATTACCCGGCCGGCACCTACCTGCGCCACCCAGTCGGCTCAGGCCATGCTCCGTTCAGCGAGCAGGGCTGCACGATCCTGGTGAAGCTGCAGCAGATGCACCCAGCCGATCAGCAAGGCTTCGAGATCGATACGCGCATGGCCCCCTGGGTGCCGGGGCTGGTGGCGGGCCTTGAGGTGATGCCGCTGTCGGCCTTTGGCACTGAGCACGTGGCCCTGGTGCGCTGGGCGCCTGGCACGGTGTTTCATCCCCACGGCCATCCCGGCGGCGAGGAGATCCTGGTGCTGGAGGGTGTTTTCTCTGACGAGCACGGCAGCTACGGAGCGGGCAGCTGGCTGCGCAATCCCCACGGCAGCCAGCACCGGCCCTGGAGTGAGGCGGGCTGCACGATCTGGGTGAAGACCGGCCACCTGCCAGCGGCCTCAGGGCCGGCTGGCCCCGGGTGA
- the lexA gene encoding transcriptional repressor LexA, with amino-acid sequence MPTQHAHHLAPDLRSASRPDLRSASRTDLGRQRGQELTSAQRELYDWLAEFIGQHRHSPSIRQMMEAMGLRSPAPIQSRLRHLQQKGWITWQEGQARTMQLLGAMAPGIPVLGTVAAGGLVEPYDDLQERLDLTPVLETRGLFALTVNGDSMVDAHIDHGDVVLMEPVSEPSRIKAGTIVSALVPGSGTTLKHFHREGATVRLEAANPAYEPIVLPADQVSIQGKLVAVWRQV; translated from the coding sequence GTGCCCACCCAGCACGCCCACCATCTCGCGCCTGACCTCAGGTCAGCCAGCAGACCTGACCTCAGGTCAGCCAGCAGAACTGACCTTGGCCGCCAGAGGGGCCAGGAGCTCACCAGCGCCCAGCGGGAGCTTTACGACTGGCTGGCGGAGTTCATCGGCCAGCACCGCCACAGCCCCTCGATCCGCCAGATGATGGAGGCCATGGGGCTGCGCTCACCGGCGCCGATCCAGAGCCGCCTGAGGCACCTGCAGCAGAAGGGCTGGATCACCTGGCAGGAGGGCCAGGCACGCACCATGCAGCTGCTGGGTGCCATGGCCCCGGGGATCCCTGTGCTGGGAACCGTGGCCGCCGGCGGCCTGGTGGAGCCCTACGACGACCTCCAGGAGCGGCTGGATCTGACGCCGGTGCTGGAAACCCGGGGACTGTTCGCGCTCACCGTGAACGGCGACAGCATGGTCGACGCCCACATCGACCATGGCGATGTGGTGCTGATGGAACCGGTGAGCGAGCCCAGCCGCATCAAGGCGGGCACGATCGTGAGCGCCCTGGTGCCGGGCAGCGGCACCACCCTCAAGCACTTCCACCGCGAGGGAGCCACGGTGCGGCTGGAGGCGGCCAACCCCGCCTACGAGCCGATCGTGCTGCCCGCCGACCAGGTGAGCATCCAAGGGAAGCTGGTGGCTGTGTGGCGCCAGGTCTGA
- the argF gene encoding ornithine carbamoyltransferase, producing the protein MSPQLASVLPSLAALRGHDLLSSADLSREQTFALLQLAAELKSGERCIDLRGKTLGLIFTKASTRTRVSFTVAMARLGGQTVDLNPSVTQVGRGEPVADTARVLSRYMDALAIRTFAQDELAEYAHWATIPVINALTDLEHPCQALADLLTVQEAFGVSDGQGGLTLAYVGDGNNVAHSLLLTGALLGVNVRIGCPSGFEPDPALVERARALAGERSAIVVTHDPVAAVRGAQALYTDVWASMGQEGEQAQREAAFQGFCLDEALLAEADARAIVLHCLPAHRGEEISAGVIEGSASRVFDQAENRLHVQQALLAVLLGGL; encoded by the coding sequence ATGAGCCCTCAGCTCGCCAGCGTTCTGCCCAGCCTCGCCGCCCTGCGCGGCCACGATCTCCTCTCGTCGGCCGATCTCAGCCGGGAGCAGACCTTTGCGTTGCTCCAGCTCGCCGCCGAACTCAAGAGCGGTGAGCGGTGCATTGATCTGCGCGGTAAGACGCTCGGACTGATCTTCACCAAGGCCTCCACCCGCACCCGGGTCAGCTTCACCGTGGCCATGGCCCGCCTGGGCGGCCAGACGGTGGACCTCAACCCGAGCGTCACCCAGGTGGGACGGGGTGAACCGGTGGCCGACACGGCCCGCGTGCTCAGCCGCTACATGGATGCCCTGGCCATCCGCACCTTCGCCCAAGACGAGCTGGCTGAGTACGCCCACTGGGCCACGATCCCGGTGATCAACGCCCTCACCGACCTGGAGCACCCCTGCCAGGCCCTGGCCGATCTGCTCACCGTGCAGGAGGCCTTCGGCGTCAGTGATGGCCAAGGGGGGCTCACCCTGGCCTACGTGGGCGACGGCAACAATGTCGCCCATTCGCTTCTGCTCACAGGCGCCCTGCTGGGGGTGAATGTGCGCATCGGTTGCCCGTCTGGTTTCGAGCCCGATCCAGCGCTGGTGGAGCGGGCCAGGGCCCTGGCGGGGGAGCGCAGCGCCATCGTGGTGACCCACGATCCCGTGGCGGCCGTGCGGGGCGCCCAGGCGCTCTACACCGATGTGTGGGCGTCGATGGGGCAGGAAGGGGAGCAGGCCCAGCGGGAGGCGGCCTTCCAGGGCTTCTGCCTGGATGAGGCGCTGCTGGCGGAGGCCGATGCCCGGGCGATCGTGCTCCACTGCCTGCCGGCGCACCGGGGGGAGGAGATCAGCGCCGGGGTGATCGAGGGCAGCGCCAGCCGGGTGTTCGATCAGGCCGAGAACCGGCTGCATGTGCAGCAGGCGCTACTGGCAGTGCTGCTGGGTGGCCTCTGA